One window of the Anomaloglossus baeobatrachus isolate aAnoBae1 chromosome 12, aAnoBae1.hap1, whole genome shotgun sequence genome contains the following:
- the LOC142257903 gene encoding olfactory receptor 12D2-like: MERLNCSSPTFFILLPITNLIWLQKLLFFLVVFFYLLNIMGNLTIFSLVIKDLNLHSPMYFLLASLSFVDMCISSATVPKMMVGFWVQNIISLKGCFTQMFFFHAFGCTEGVIIAVMGFDRYIAICYPLRYVTIVRKTTCIQLVFGSWSVCLIITSMHVVMSSTLPFCNGYIVKHFFCDIKPVIKLACADTHINEVILAAVTGIFSTFAFAMLMLSYCFIMKHLMKIRSSDGRSKAFSTCSSHFIIVILYYGTAICIYLGPASENTMEKDRVAAMIFTVITPALNPIIYTLRNKEIRGSIKKLVLRSNVWRVKI, translated from the coding sequence ATGGAAAGACTGAATTGTTCCTCACCAACTTTTTTCATACTTCTGCCAATCACCAACTTAATATGGCTTCAGAAGTTGCTATTTTTCCTGGTAGTCTTCTTCTACCTCCTTAACATCATGGGCAATCTCACCATTTTTTCTTTAGTGATTAAGGATCTAAACCTTCACTCTCCTATGTATTTCTTGCTGGCTAGCCTCTCATTTGTGGACATGTGTATCTCTTCCGCCACGGTCCCCAAGATGATGGTTGgattttgggtacagaacattattTCTTTGAAAGGATGTTTCACGCAGATGTTCTTTTTCCATGCGTTTGGATGTACAGAAGGGGTCATCATAGCTGTCATGGGATTCGACCGATACATTGCAATTTGTTACCCTTTACGATATGTCACCATTGTTAGGAAAACCACATGCATCCAACTTGTATTCGGTTCATGGAGTGTCTGTCTTATTATTACGTCAATGCATGTGGTCATGTCTTCAACACTTCCTTTTTGCAATGGCTATATAGTTAAACACTTTTTTTGTGATATCAAACCAGTGATTAAGTTGGCATGTGCGGACACCCACATCAACGAGGTCATTTTAGCTGCTGTAACTGGTATCTTCAGCACTTTTGCTTTTGCAATGCTCATGTTGTCCTACTGTTTTATAATGAAACATCTTATGAAAATACGTTCTTCTGATGGTAGATCCAAAGCCTTTTCAACGTGTTCCTCACACTTTATTATTGTCATCTTGTACTATGGGACAGCCATTTGTATCTACCTTGGACCTGCATCTGAAAATACGATGGAAAAAGACAGGGTGGCAGCTATGATTTTTACAGTCATAACCCCAGCATTGAACCCTATTATCTATACACTGAGAAACAAAGAAATAAGAGGATCTATTAAAAAACTTGTTTTAAGGTCAAATGTTTGGAGAGTGAAAATATAG